One window of the Dreissena polymorpha isolate Duluth1 chromosome 5, UMN_Dpol_1.0, whole genome shotgun sequence genome contains the following:
- the LOC127882162 gene encoding uncharacterized protein LOC127882162: MNSIYMPCTDTTMTTIYVTISGIVVPCDVTKTTSCYDVIRMLTSNSIKRDYAIFESTSEKEILLPMKSSMLKVITSWGAEWFRKSLVIRPVDAHTCRLASMSRAQRILHRLTHGRNSSTKRMCTGPHRDAVTEKYCASTAGKSDEVLGKQDIMNRFFLDVKFNSGRSTSQLNDELDAEAYKALTEVLLGRLRDDDKERESVASGLQLDRMRVNCLDSDEDGLSDSGSDVSELNKCFVASFNDTCIADFNWSQAESAFCNDSDCSSVGELEKNVL; the protein is encoded by the coding sequence ATGCCGTGTACTGATACAACGATGACTACTATATACGTGACAATCTCGGGAATCGTCGTTCCCTGTGACGTAACAAAGACAACTTCATGCTATGACGTCATCCGCATGTTGACCTCGAACAGCATCAAACGTGACTATGCAATATTCGAGTCGACCAGTGAGAAGGAGATACTGCTTCCGATGAAGTCGTCGATGCTCAAGGTTATTACGTCATGGGGCGCCGAGTGGTTCCGGAAGTCTTTGGTGATCCGACCAGTAGACGCTCACACGTGCAGATTGGCGAGCATGTCACGTGCGCAAAGGATACTTCACCGCCTGACCCACGGAAGGAATTCGTCAACTAAACGCATGTGTACGGGCCCTCACCGGGATGCAGTAACAGAAAAATACTGCGCCTCAACTGCCGGTAAATCTGACGAAGTTCTTGGTAAACAGGACATAATGAATCGCTTTTTTCTTGACGTAAAATTTAACAGCGGACGGTCCACTTCGCAACTGAATGACGAGCTTGACGCTGAGGCATACAAGGCATTGACAGAAGTGCTTCTGGGGAGGTTACGTGATGACGACAAGGAGAGGGAGTCTGTGGCTTCAGGATTGCAGTTGGACCGGATGCGCGTCAATTGTTTGGATTCAGATGAAGACGGACTTAGCGATAGTGGATCAGACGTTAGCGAGCTTAACAAGTGCTTCGTAGCCAGTTTCAACGACACGTGCATCGCGGACTTCAACTGGTCACAGGCTGAAAGCGCGTTCTGTAATGACAGCGACTGCAGCAGCGTCGGAGAGCTGGAAAAGAACGTTCTGTAG